The window cagcagacaccatgatgaaaataatcggaagaatcgcaacttctccacaaaatcgctaaaacacctgccccacggtgggcgccaactgtcgtggttctaagcctgacagtagagtggagggtaggtatggagaggcaaggtcctagctatggagaggttgtaagcacaaaggatgtacgagttcaggcccttctcggaagaagtaacagccctacgtctcggagcccggaggcggtcgagtggattatgaatgtatggattacaaggtgccgaacccttctgcctgtggaggggggtggcttatatagagtgcgccaggaccccagccagcccacgtaggagagggtttaaggtgagttaagtctggggcgttactggtaacgccccacataaagtgcctttactatcataaagtctacttaattacagaccgttgcggtgcagagtgcctcttgacctcctggtggtcgagtgagtcttcgtggtcgagtccttcaggccagtcgagtgtgtcctcgttggtcgactggaaggcgacctcttctagggatgtcctagggtaagttacttgggacaggtccgtgaccctaccctaggtacataaccccatcagccgGCTCGAGCCCCTACATGCCGTCGCTCTGCTCGCCGTCCGGCAGCCCTGCCGTCAAGCGCTATGTGAGTTCTCCATCGCGTGCCCCCCCTTCGCCTGCGTCCTGTGCGTGGAGGCCGTTCGACGAAATGCCTGACTGAACGGGTTTAAATCTTCTTGCTTTCCAGGGCGACAGGTTCATCCCCAACAGGTCCGCGATGGACATGGACATGGCGCACTACCTTCTGACGGAGccgaggaaggacaaggagaacgcgGCGATGGCGTCGCCGGCCAAGGAGGCGTATCGGAGACTGCTACCCGAGAAGCTGCTCAACAACCGCACCAGGATCCTCGCATTCCAGAACAGGCTGCCCGAGCCTGCGAACAGCTTCCTCGCAGAGCTGCATGCTGATGTGGCTTCCATCCAGGACAAACCGGTGAAGCCGCGTCGATACATCCCTCAGGTACGGCACGCTTTGTTCTGGTGGCGCTCATTGATGTTGGTGATATGGACGGCAAGATTGTGAACAATGATATGAGGATCAGGAACCATGCTGTGCAGACTTACAATGGGCACGAGCGGGAGGTGTGTGGACTTAAGTGGTCAGAATCAGGCCAGaagctggccagcggtgggaatgacAACCTCCTCCACATATGGGATGTGTCTATGGCATCATCTGCACAGTCTACAGGTCGCACCCAATGGTTACACAGGCTTGACGACCACTTGGCTGCTGTGAAGGCGCTTGCATGGTGCCCATTCCAGAGCAACCTGCTGGCATCCGGCGCTGGCGTAAATGACCGATGCATCAAGTTTTGGAACACACAAACTGGCGCATGCCTTAACTCTGTCGACACTGGGTCACAAGTGTGTGCACTGCTCTGGAACAAGAATGACAGAGAGCTGTTGAGCTCGCATGGATTCATGCAGTATCAGCTCACCCTATGGAAGTATCCGTCGATGGTTAAGATGGCTGAACTCAATGGCCATACTTACCCTGTCCTCTACATGGCCCAGGTAATCTTTGCTCCCTATGCTTGTAGCTAAGTTGACACATATTGTGTGCACAGATGGCTTATTATGGTTGTCTTTTGTTGACCTTTGCAGAGCCCTGATGGTTGCACAGTGGCATCTGCTGCGACAGATGAGGAACTGCGGATCTGGAACGTTTTCGGGACTTCTGATGCTCCAAAGGCTACAGTCTACAGGGGAACAATTAATAGTTACAATCACATCCGCTAGAGAGAAGTCCATATCATAACTCTGAACTACCACCAAAGTCTAATATCCAAACCCCAAACTTCAAAACCGTCCACTTTAGTATGCTGGTAAATTATATTAGTTGCTACTTTTACATTGATCCAGATGAACGTCAAGACCAGTTTGATGTATTATACATATAGATGTCGGTGATATATAGTATTTTTTTGTAATGAATTGTGCAGGCATGTGCCGTCCGAGAGTATTCAAACTGTTGCCTCTCAAACTATCTTGTGATTTTCCTATTGACTCTGGTTTTGCTGTTGACATATGAGAGGCCTGGAGGCGCTTCTCTTTTGGTTGCCTTCTTTATGCAAGTTCAAGCCATCATGATCTGTGACCACTATTTGATTATGTTATTCTTTACAGGAAATACAACTTGCTTCTGCAATGGAACTTGGATATTTCCACCAGAAATCTAGCTCAGCAAAATTGGAGCAGAGCTTTACCTTCAGGTTAGATGTTTTCAGCTTCAAATGTTGGAGGATCTGATCTGATCAAGAACTCTGGCTGAACTGCCTCGAAGAAGTATGGATCTTGGGCTTTGTAGGAACTGAGCATGAAATCGCTCTTTTGAAACGGTTATTCAGTTGGGCAACAGTTCTAAAAAGGATGATGGTAACAGTCCATGGCTCCATCACTGAGAGCAAGGGCAAAGAGCTACGCCAGTTGTTACTAAGCTTGTCCAAATATATATGCATGTTAGCATGCAACGGTCCATCTTGACAAAGGTTTTATACTGTATGTTCTAAGACAAGGCACCAACTTTGTTCGCTTGCACTAGTTGTCAAGTGGAGCAACGGTAGTTTTGCGAGAGCAGACTCTTTTATTGCCTGATTGGATTGTCGTTTTCCACACTTTTTTACACCAGTAAAATATACAGACATCAATCCTTCATTTTTTTCCAGTTGGAAATCACATATTCTCCAAGCATGATTATTTTTTATTGAAAAATACAATTGACTCTCCAAGAATTAACACATATTATGATGGTAAGATCTCGATGAGCTCAGGCAATGTTCCCTTGCACTCCAGTTTGGGGGACAAGCTCCAGCAATGAACTCCAGTGCGTCTCACTTGCTTGATGTTCCTAGAGAAGGAACTGATGAAATTCCCCTCTTTCGCTCGTGatcaacatcatgttggaagttggtACTCCTGTTTTTAGTGTGATCCACTATGAAAAGAAAAAGTTGTTTATGGTGTGTCCATTTTTTGATTGATATTCTGCCAGGTTGCTTAGGACAAATCTGCAAAGCATGTGGTTGTATTTTGTAGTTGTGTATTTTTTGCT is drawn from Triticum dicoccoides isolate Atlit2015 ecotype Zavitan chromosome 6B, WEW_v2.0, whole genome shotgun sequence and contains these coding sequences:
- the LOC119320869 gene encoding cell division cycle 20.5, cofactor of APC complex-like — encoded protein: MMLTDMSSPERSSGRCSPPWPPLQEAGSSPYMPSLCSPSGSPAVKRYGDRFIPNRSAMDMDMAHYLLTEPRKDKENAAMASPAKEAYRRLLPEKLLNNRTRILAFQNRLPEPANSFLAELHADVASIQDKPVKPRRYIPQDMDGKIVNNDMRIRNHAVQTYNGHEREVCGLKWSESGQKLASGGNDNLLHIWDVSMASSAQSTGRTQWLHRLDDHLAAVKALAWCPFQSNLLASGAGVNDRCIKFWNTQTGACLNSVDTGSQVCALLWNKNDRELLSSHGFMQYQLTLWKYPSMVKMAELNGHTYPVLYMAQSPDGCTVASAATDEELRIWNVFGTSDAPKATVYRGTINSYNHIR